One region of Carya illinoinensis cultivar Pawnee chromosome 8, C.illinoinensisPawnee_v1, whole genome shotgun sequence genomic DNA includes:
- the LOC122319181 gene encoding uncharacterized protein LOC122319181, whose amino-acid sequence MARILAQTPLRLSPLRYAPFMAQPVIWPCAHRSFSSGRGRLIEIDLDSTSSGSSSSSSSSLWEDEGRLEALAMKKLDDLIHRIIVQKSTPDWLPFVPGSSFWVPPRPGTSKVIDLVGKLANQLNQEESLSITSLRGWPCSSFFLSGNGSLCSKNVDSKDKGSIDVEAEVKLKVLKNSVDTSGSEDEEG is encoded by the exons ATGGCCAGAATCCTCGCACAAACCCCGCTCCGCCTCTCCCCTCTCAGATACGCGCCGTTCATGGCACAACCGGTGATCTGGCCATGTGCCCACCGTTCCTTCTCTAGCGGCCGTGGTCGGTTGATCGAGATCGACCTGGACTCCACCTCTTCCGGCTCCTCTTCGTCGTCGTCTTCCTCTTTATGGGAAGATGAGGGTAGACTCGAGGCCTTGGCTATGAAGAAGCTGGACGACTTGATCCACCGGATCATCGTGCAGAAGTCGACCCCGGATTGGCTGCCGTTCGTGCCGGGGTCCTCCTTCTGGGTCCCACCGCGGCCCGGGACCTCTAAGGTGATCGATTTGGTGGGAAAGCTGGCCAACCAGCTGAACCAGGAGGAGTCCCTTTCCATCACCTCCTTGCGCGGATGGCCCtgctcttctttctttctcagcG gCAATGGGTCTTTGTGTTCAAAAAATGTGGATTCAAAGGACAAGGGGTCAATAGACGTGGAGGCGGAGGTGAAGTTGAAGGTTCTGAAAAATTCAGTGGACACATCAGGATCTGAGGATGAGGAAGGATAA
- the LOC122319162 gene encoding uncharacterized protein LOC122319162 isoform X1 → MAEETETMSSQVHQPHPPSSSESTTTTSTQKSHSEGIPTQSQVPVFSGFPASPNGDFQMFPVMYPALVPGLNTLQNQEQINRGAGIYAVPVFPYMGPVAGLPPNTLIPLTYNIPTRQSPEARALGEEHGQPGQQQQQHAPQRQVIVRGFQIAFQLDLLLIVKLAAVIFLFNQDGSKQRLVALLFFASLVYLYQTGALTPIVRWLSQGMQRGAAPPHPPRPPVRAENVPAAARQGVENAAVAEGQPGDHVEHQPANDGNQEVENENVAEPGGGDRANNWWGIVKEVQLIVFGFITSLLPGFHNMD, encoded by the exons ATGGCGGAAGAGACCGAAACTATGTCGTCACAGGTTCATCAGCCACATCCTCCTTCCTCTTCTGAATCTACTACTACTACATCCACCCAGAAATCTCACTCCGAAGGCATTCCCACCCAATCGCAG GTTCCAGTATTTTCTGGTTTTCCAGCTTCCCCAAATGGTGATTTTCAGATGTTCCCAGTCATGTACCCTGCACTTGTGCCAGGCTTGAATACTTTGCAAAATCAGGAACAGATTAATCGTGGGGCCGGCATTTATGCTGTTCCTGTTTTCCCATATATGGGGCCTGTTGCTGGACTTCCACCAAACACTCTTATTCCTCTGACCTACAACATACCCAC TAGACAAAGTCCTGAAGCTAGGGCCTTGGGTGAAGAGCATGGGCAGCCAgggcagcagcagcagcagcatgcACCTCAAAGACAAGTCATTGTTAGAGGATTTCAAATAGCTTTTCAGCTTGATTTGTTGCTTATTGTAAAGCTGGCAGCAGTAATCTTTTTATTCAATCAAGATGGATCGAAACAGAGGCTTGTTGcccttttgttttttgcttCACTTGTCTactt GTACCAAACTGGAGCTCTGACCCCGATAGTTAGATGGCTTTCACAAGGCATGCAGAGGGGAGCTGCCCCTCCCCATCCACCAAGACCACCTGTCAGGGCTGAGAATGTTCCGGCTGCTGCAAGACAGGGGGTTGAGAATGCTGCTGTAGCAG AAGGTCAACCTGGAGATCATGTCGAGCATCAGCCTGCAAATGATGGGAATCAAGAAGTCGAGAATGAGAATGTGGCAGAACCTGGTGGCGGCGATCGTGCTAATAATTGGTGGGGGATTGTGAAGGAGGTCCAGCTGATTGTCTTTGGTTTTATTACTTCCCTTCTCCCAGGCTTCCACAACATGGATTAA
- the LOC122319162 gene encoding uncharacterized protein LOC122319162 isoform X2 produces the protein MFPVMYPALVPGLNTLQNQEQINRGAGIYAVPVFPYMGPVAGLPPNTLIPLTYNIPTRQSPEARALGEEHGQPGQQQQQHAPQRQVIVRGFQIAFQLDLLLIVKLAAVIFLFNQDGSKQRLVALLFFASLVYLYQTGALTPIVRWLSQGMQRGAAPPHPPRPPVRAENVPAAARQGVENAAVAEGQPGDHVEHQPANDGNQEVENENVAEPGGGDRANNWWGIVKEVQLIVFGFITSLLPGFHNMD, from the exons ATGTTCCCAGTCATGTACCCTGCACTTGTGCCAGGCTTGAATACTTTGCAAAATCAGGAACAGATTAATCGTGGGGCCGGCATTTATGCTGTTCCTGTTTTCCCATATATGGGGCCTGTTGCTGGACTTCCACCAAACACTCTTATTCCTCTGACCTACAACATACCCAC TAGACAAAGTCCTGAAGCTAGGGCCTTGGGTGAAGAGCATGGGCAGCCAgggcagcagcagcagcagcatgcACCTCAAAGACAAGTCATTGTTAGAGGATTTCAAATAGCTTTTCAGCTTGATTTGTTGCTTATTGTAAAGCTGGCAGCAGTAATCTTTTTATTCAATCAAGATGGATCGAAACAGAGGCTTGTTGcccttttgttttttgcttCACTTGTCTactt GTACCAAACTGGAGCTCTGACCCCGATAGTTAGATGGCTTTCACAAGGCATGCAGAGGGGAGCTGCCCCTCCCCATCCACCAAGACCACCTGTCAGGGCTGAGAATGTTCCGGCTGCTGCAAGACAGGGGGTTGAGAATGCTGCTGTAGCAG AAGGTCAACCTGGAGATCATGTCGAGCATCAGCCTGCAAATGATGGGAATCAAGAAGTCGAGAATGAGAATGTGGCAGAACCTGGTGGCGGCGATCGTGCTAATAATTGGTGGGGGATTGTGAAGGAGGTCCAGCTGATTGTCTTTGGTTTTATTACTTCCCTTCTCCCAGGCTTCCACAACATGGATTAA